The genomic window ATAGGGTTTTCATCAGAATTGCTTATGATGTAAAATCTTTCGATGTCTTTAAATGAAAAGTCGTTTACGTAAGAAATCGTTCCGCGATGATCTGAGAAATTACCTCCTTGAATTATTTTTGGAATCATGCCTTTAATTTTAAATTGATTTTATTCAACAAATAAAACTTTAAGCTATATAATAAAAGTAACGGTGTAACCACTATTATAAATAGTACTATATCATTAACTTTTTGATATAAAAAGATAACTAAGGCTGATACTGCAGTTTGAGCGATTGCATAGTATAAAGACACCAAACGATGTTGTATCTTATATTCATTACTTAAAACTTGATATAAATGAAGACGATGCGCTTCAAAAATATTTTGTTTTAAATATAGTCTATGGATAATGGTACAAACAGCATCAACACCATAAATAGCCAGAAACAACAACCAAATAACAGAATTAGTTATTAAAATAAGTTTTAAAACTAAATAAATTATCCAAAATGCAATAGCTATACTTCCTACATCTCCGGCAAAGCATTTAGCCTTTTTTCTATAATTAAAAAATAGAAAAACAAGACTTGCAATCATTCCGTATTTGATAAAATTACCGTCGGTAAATAATTGCAATTTTGTATTTACGTATAGCAAAGCTCCAAGAACAATTAAAGTGTAAAGACCAGTTATTCCGTTTATACCATCCATGAAATTGTAGGCATTAATGAGTCCTATAGCCAAAACATAAGCGATTAATACTCCCCAAATTGGAACCAAACTAAACAGTCCCAAATCATAAAATATCAAAGTAATAGCTACAAAGTGCACTGAAATTCGGATTTTATTTGACAGACTTTGAATGTCATCCCAAAAACTAACCAAACTAACTAAAGTTATTCCAGTAAAAAAGAAATAATTGCTTTCAATATGCTGTAGAAAATACATTAAAGCAGCAAACCAAAAAATGATTCCACCGCCTCTTAATGTAATCTCTGTATGAGAACTTCTTTGATTAGGCTTATCAATAATATTAAAACGATCTGCTACTTTAAAATAGAGCAGCATTAAAATCATCAAGAGAATTCCGAGTATTGTGTATTCCATTATTTATTTACAAAATTTATTGTACAAATTAATGTAGAGTGCAAGTTACTTACTCCCAATTTGTATCTTTAATTTCATCGTAAACTTTTTGAATACCTTCTTCTAAAGTTATTTTTGCCTTCCAGCCTAAACCACCTAATTTAGAAACGTCCATTAATTTACGAGGAGTGCCATCAGGTTTTGTCTTATCTGTCAGAATTTCTCCTTCAAAACCAACAA from Flavobacterium fluviale includes these protein-coding regions:
- a CDS encoding MraY family glycosyltransferase encodes the protein MEYTILGILLMILMLLYFKVADRFNIIDKPNQRSSHTEITLRGGGIIFWFAALMYFLQHIESNYFFFTGITLVSLVSFWDDIQSLSNKIRISVHFVAITLIFYDLGLFSLVPIWGVLIAYVLAIGLINAYNFMDGINGITGLYTLIVLGALLYVNTKLQLFTDGNFIKYGMIASLVFLFFNYRKKAKCFAGDVGSIAIAFWIIYLVLKLILITNSVIWLLFLAIYGVDAVCTIIHRLYLKQNIFEAHRLHLYQVLSNEYKIQHRLVSLYYAIAQTAVSALVIFLYQKVNDIVLFIIVVTPLLLLYSLKFYLLNKINLKLKA